A single Candoia aspera isolate rCanAsp1 chromosome 5, rCanAsp1.hap2, whole genome shotgun sequence DNA region contains:
- the SLC35F2 gene encoding solute carrier family 35 member F2, with protein MEGVRSAAVLENGRPAAPPLAAGTATAPAASPPRSCCASNLWVRVKEKLCTWHIVKTLLLGQILSLLICGTAVTSQFLADKYSINTPMLQSFINYCLLFLAYTTTLAFRKDGDGLLQILKRKWWKYILLGLADVEANYTIVKAYQYTTITSVQLLDCFGIPVLMALSWFILRARYKLIHFIAVAVCLLGVGTMVGADILAGRQDGEGSDVVVGDVLVLLGASLYAISNVSEEYIVKNLSRMEFLGMVGLFGTVISGLQLAIVEHRDIANIQWNWKIALLFVAFALCMFGLYSFMPIVIRVTSATSVNLGILTADLYSLFFGLFLFGYKFSVLYLLSFVVIMIGFIMYCSTPTRTAEVASTTLPMADSTGFDNLALKIEENHLDSTDPLAAQHNKEDIQAEDTTATKLTAL; from the exons CTAACCTCTGGGTCCGCGTGAAGGAAAAACTCTGCACGTG GCATATTGTGAAAACACTTCTCCTGGGTCAGATACTCTCCTTGCTTATTTGTGGGACTGCGGTCACAAGCCAGTTTCTTGCCGACAAGTACAGCATCAACACTCCAATGCTGCAGAGTTTCATAAACTATTGTTTGCTTTTCCTAGCATATACAACGACTCTGGCATTTAGGAAAG ATGGTGATGGACTCTTGCAGATCCTAAAGAGGAAATGGTGGAAGTACATTTTGCTTGGATTGGCTGATGTTGAAGCTAACTACACCATTGTAAAAGCCTATCAATATACAACCATAACAAGTGTCCAG CTCCTGGACTGTTTTGGGATTCCTGTGCTGATGGCTTTATCATGGTTCATCCTCCGTGCAAGATATAAACTAATCCATTTCATTGCTGTTGCTGTCTGTCTGTTGGGCGTAGGGACCATGGTCGGTGCAGATATATTAGCTGGAAGGCAAGATGGTGAAG GAAGTGATGTGGTGGTTGGAGATGTGCTAGTCCTCCTCGGCGCTTCATTATATGCCATTTCGAATGTGAGTGAGGAATACATTGTGAAAAATCTGAGCAGAATGGAGTTTCTAGGAATGGTGGGCTTGTTTGGGACTGTTATCAGCGGTCTGCAGCT AGCTATTGTGGAACACAGAGACATAGCTAACATTCAGTGGAACTGGAAAATAG CCCTGCTCTTCGTGGCCTTTGCCCTGTGTATGTTTGGGTTGTACAGTTTCATGCCGATTGTGATTAGGGTGACCAGTGCTACCTCCGTCAACTTGGGCATCCTGACAGCTGATCTCTACAGCCTTTTCTTTGGACTTTTCCTCTTTGGCTACAAG TTTTCAGTGCTGTATCTCTTATCCTTTGTGGTCATCATGATAGGCTTCATCATGTACTGCTCCACCCCAACCCGTACTGCAGAAGTTGCTTCAACCACCTTGCCAATGGCAGATAGTACTGGGTTTGACAACCTTGCTTTAAAAATTGAGGAGAACCACCTGGATTCAACTGATCCTCTGGCAGCACAGCACAACAAAGAAGACATCCAGGCAGAAGACACAACAGCTACAAAATTAACAGCCTTGTGA